The sequence CCATCATTGAGTGTGCCAATTTCTTGGCCTCCAGCTTGCTCTCACACTCCACAGCATGGCAGTCCATTTGGAAGGTCAGGTCATCGTTGATCTCCCGGTAGATCCAGGCAAATACATTGGGTCTGACGCTGTGGTCAGCTGTGCAGTAGGCGATCCGCGCCACCTGGTAGGTGTCCATGGTTACTGAGGCCTCGCCGTGCTCATCCAGGTGGTGAAGACGCACCTGGAAGGGCCGGATCTCCAGCAGAGAGTTTCCTTCGGGGCAGCTGCcctgctgttgagcaaggccaCGACGCTCCACAAGACCCACCACCGCCGACTCTGTGCAGCCAGACAGGAACTGGGTCCCGGAGATAGTCACCTTACCCAGGTAGGCAACCTGTAGGAAGATGCACACAAATACTATTAGACTTGTCTTTTTCACAACACCACGTATAACAAACAGTCGTTATCAATGACCTTCTACTTCCGGGATTGTGCTGTTGCTGCCAGGAAGTTCAGCCGTGTGTcctttttggccagatgtccattaccttcctctttctttgtgttggaattttaactGCTCAGATTTCTGGAagttaaatccagacaactagctatctgtccaatctgagttttctgttgtgcGACTAAAACAACCGCTGTTTTTTAGTTCCTTCCTGAAgcttttttgcagaggcaccgttgctttGAGCGGAGCTTAacgccgcccaagatgattgtgattagtttaaaaacatgctaataaaccagagaacgttTTTTTcacatcccggaatgctgtgtggactagccggacccTCCTCCTCCGCGCAATggatgaaggtctggcaaagcggaTGTGCAGTTGACTACAAATACACCTTTAAAAACAGCAGTTTTTCACTGGATGTACAGAATCAGatgcaaaagggaaaaataacaGGGATGCAATATTAAAAGTGGAAAGTGGGACTGTTCCCTGTCATACAGCCTATTATTAGGATTATTCATAAAGCACTTTTCTTTACAAAGTTACAAGGAAAAGACACAGGAACAATGAAATACTGTTAGAAACCAGCAGAGCACATCCATCTAAGGGGACAACACAGGCACATAAGGAGGTCCAAATCACTACTAAGTAGATTTTTATCTTCATCAAGATTGGACTCTTTTTCTCTTCAAATCACTTCAGGCAGATATAATTCCGTGTTCATGTAGATCTTTAGGTTAATTAACCTAAAAACAACTGGGGTACGTTAAGTCCATCTGTAGTGGTGATAAGAGGCTTTTCTAATTTTCTGTGGTAACTGTGATGACATGCTGAAGGATGTGTGAGAGCCATTTcccaaagagagaaaaaaatattttgagctTTGGCTGCAACAAGTCCCATAGAATACCATAGTAATGACGCTGCATACCAAGAGAGCGATAGACTGAGGAGATGGACAGTGTTAGGAGGAGAGATGGGGTTAAGACGTGAACAAAGCTGGACTTTTCTTTGGGAACGGGGCCAATGTTAGAACGGTCCAGGAATAATGGCTGACTTGTGCGCTTTCTTTATAAAAATACACAGAGGTGGAGCCTGCTACGAGTCAAACACTCAGAGTTTTcacttctgtctgtgtttataCTGAGGCAAGGGAatactcctctctctctcaagagTTCATTACAGCATGTTCCATGCAGCACACATGGCTGCTGACAACACAAGTGCGATGATGATAAGTGTCAATACTAAAGGAGAGCTGTGTATCATGTAACAGTCAGGAACATTTTTAGAAGATATGGCCTGCATTTATGGCTCAATGCACAGCCGTCAATGTCGAGAGTCTGTGGTTTGGATAACACTATTCCCTAAAGAAATGCACGCAAATTGTTACCTACAATTCTTTTCAGTTCTTATAGTTTATTAACCAACAACTGCAGACGTCCACCCGGCAGATCAACAAAAATCAATGCCAGACTAACAGAGAGCAACAGAAAATGATACAAAGCAGAGGCCCGGGTTGTGGTTTGTTCAACACGCGATCGGACTGCTTCTCTTCTTTCACACGTTTTGTTTAGTCTGCAACTGTCAAGTCTATCTGCCCTCATTCTCTGCTATGATTTTCACTGAATGGAATCTTTCAGAGTAAGCATGCACAACAATCAGCCAGTCACTCAGACCAGCCTCTCAGTTAGACAGGCAGTTAAAGCGTATGCAGAGCAGGCAGTGCCTTACCGAAGTATTTTGTAAAATCATGCACTCTTTGTAAAGCTGTGGAGCCCACATACTTGAAAATAAATTTGcagattcttttaaaaaaacaaagaaaaggaggaaatgAAAGTAATGGAAGCCTTTAAGAGTAAACAGGgggtagagag comes from Etheostoma spectabile isolate EspeVRDwgs_2016 chromosome 3, UIUC_Espe_1.0, whole genome shotgun sequence and encodes:
- the pid1 gene encoding PTB-containing, cubilin and LRP1-interacting protein, translated to MWQPASERLQHFQTMLKTKLNVLTLKKEPLPTVIFHEPEAIELCSTTPLTKSRIHAGYKVAYLGKVTISGTQFLSGCTESAVVGLVERRGLAQQQGSCPEGNSLLEIRPFQVRLHHLDEHGEASVTMDTYQVARIAYCTADHSVRPNVFAWIYREINDDLTFQMDCHAVECESKLEAKKLAHSMMEAFRKTFHSMRSDGRIHKSGSSDGFAEDSSTPEDSTPDDG